The proteins below come from a single Salinilacihabitans rarus genomic window:
- a CDS encoding dihydrofolate reductase, whose amino-acid sequence MSAPDRGPETDLELVGIVAVADNGVIGRDGEMPWHLPADLRRFREATTGHPVILGRVTYESIRDDLGEPLPGRTSVVLTSRDVETPENVVLARDIESAVRAAEAAAEERHGGVDRAFVAGGATVYEAFLPALDRLLVTEVHDDPDGDTRFPDRDREAWREVDRDERDGFAFVEYVRGEPS is encoded by the coding sequence ATGAGCGCGCCCGACCGGGGTCCGGAGACCGACCTCGAACTCGTCGGCATCGTCGCCGTCGCCGACAACGGCGTCATCGGCCGCGACGGCGAGATGCCGTGGCACCTCCCCGCGGACCTGCGTCGCTTCAGGGAGGCGACGACCGGCCACCCCGTGATCCTCGGCCGGGTCACCTACGAGAGCATCCGCGACGACCTCGGCGAACCGCTCCCCGGACGGACGTCGGTGGTCCTCACGAGCCGCGACGTCGAGACGCCCGAGAACGTCGTCCTCGCCCGCGATATCGAGTCGGCGGTCCGCGCCGCGGAGGCGGCCGCCGAGGAGCGCCACGGCGGGGTCGACCGCGCGTTCGTCGCCGGCGGCGCGACGGTGTACGAGGCGTTCCTCCCCGCGCTCGACCGCCTGCTCGTCACCGAGGTCCACGACGACCCCGACGGCGACACCCGGTTCCCCGACCGGGACCGCGAGGCGTGGCGCGAGGTCGACCGTGACGAGCGCGACGGCTTCGCGTTCGTCGAGTACGTCCGCGGCGAGCCGTCGTGA